One genomic window of Streptomyces sp. NBC_01498 includes the following:
- a CDS encoding TylF/MycF/NovP-related O-methyltransferase has product MAWRSAVNGALDRLTGYQLRRTPVPGPRPAVPSPAATAPAPPKPRPKPKPAALPADYDDEAKDIIRAVKPYTMTSPERLNAFILATRHVVRHDIPGDIVECGVWRGGSMQACAKTLLALGETGRDLYLFDTFEGMPPPTAEDLRRDGRSAEELLAAQSRERPIWAVASLEDVQAGFAGVPYPGERVHYVQGMVEDTVPAQAPERISILRLDTDWYASTKHELEFLYPRLVSGGVLLIDDYGYWQGSRQAVDEFLEKTGERLLMLRMDEGRIAVKP; this is encoded by the coding sequence ATGGCATGGCGAAGCGCAGTGAACGGCGCCCTCGACAGACTCACCGGATACCAGCTCAGGCGCACCCCGGTCCCCGGCCCCCGGCCGGCGGTGCCGTCCCCCGCCGCCACGGCCCCGGCCCCGCCGAAGCCCCGGCCGAAGCCGAAGCCGGCGGCGCTTCCCGCCGACTACGACGACGAGGCCAAGGACATCATCCGGGCGGTCAAGCCGTACACGATGACCTCCCCGGAACGGCTCAACGCCTTCATCCTGGCCACCCGCCACGTCGTCCGCCACGACATCCCCGGCGACATCGTCGAGTGCGGTGTCTGGCGCGGCGGTTCGATGCAGGCGTGCGCCAAGACCCTGCTCGCGCTCGGCGAGACCGGCCGCGACCTGTATCTCTTCGACACCTTCGAGGGCATGCCGCCGCCCACCGCCGAGGACCTGCGGCGCGACGGCAGGTCCGCCGAGGAACTGCTCGCCGCCCAGTCCAGGGAGCGGCCGATCTGGGCGGTCGCCTCACTGGAGGACGTACAGGCGGGCTTCGCGGGGGTGCCCTATCCCGGTGAGCGCGTGCACTACGTGCAGGGCATGGTCGAGGACACCGTGCCCGCGCAGGCGCCCGAGCGGATCTCGATCCTGCGCCTGGACACCGACTGGTACGCCTCCACCAAGCACGAACTGGAGTTTCTCTACCCCCGGTTGGTGAGCGGCGGGGTGCTGCTCATCGACGACTACGGCTACTGGCAGGGCTCGCGCCAGGCCGTGGACGAGTTCCTGGAGAAGACCGGCGAACGGCTCCTCATGCTGCGCATGGACGAGGGCCGCATCGCGGTCAAGCCCTGA
- a CDS encoding glycosyltransferase family 4 protein gives MLVDNAVNGDSRVQKAARSMAHAGWDVVLLGQSPDRDRHRWTLGGADVRLLPVVMSLAKRRRDYRRVVLPRLFAYRRGGIAHHRRQWVKAWRADLLARRSAEGRRFLIRRTAARVLARWVRFRHRQLALVEGRRDPDSLPERLRTAMWRALLGDRCWRRLEPYLWDYEFAFGPVIDALDPDLVHANDFRMIGVGARAVHRARARGRKVRLVWDAHEYLPGIKPRAGYRRWMPAHVAHEREYARYADAVVTVSPSLAELLRKEHRLPRLPDVVLNAPDGGPPADRAREPVPDLRELCGIDAGTPLIVYSGALAPQRGLATLIEALPGLPDTHAALVVPAPDGWAVRKMLDHAADLGVADRVHPLPYVPHWQIVPFLAAADIGVIPIHHWPNHELALITKFMEYAHARLPIVVSDVRTMAEKVRETGQGEVFRAEDTADFVRAVRAVLDAPAAYRAAYDRPGLLAQWTWETQAEVLDGVYRRLLTAPAPVTATAPVPDEGRRREETEPGDPAGATAT, from the coding sequence ATGCTCGTCGACAACGCCGTCAACGGCGACTCCCGCGTCCAGAAGGCCGCCCGCTCCATGGCTCACGCGGGCTGGGACGTGGTGCTCCTCGGCCAGTCCCCGGACCGCGACCGGCACCGCTGGACCCTCGGCGGGGCGGACGTCCGGCTCCTTCCCGTCGTGATGTCCCTCGCCAAGCGCCGCCGGGACTACCGCCGTGTCGTTCTGCCCCGCCTCTTCGCCTACCGGCGCGGCGGCATCGCGCACCACCGCCGGCAGTGGGTCAAGGCGTGGCGGGCCGATCTGCTGGCCCGCAGATCCGCCGAGGGCCGGCGCTTCCTGATCCGGCGCACCGCGGCCCGGGTGCTGGCCCGCTGGGTCCGCTTCCGGCACCGTCAACTCGCCCTCGTAGAAGGCAGACGCGACCCGGACTCGCTGCCGGAGCGGCTCCGTACGGCCATGTGGCGCGCGCTGCTGGGCGACCGCTGCTGGCGCAGGCTCGAACCGTACCTGTGGGACTACGAGTTCGCGTTCGGCCCGGTGATCGACGCCCTCGACCCCGATCTCGTCCACGCCAACGACTTCCGGATGATCGGGGTCGGCGCCCGCGCCGTGCACCGCGCCCGTGCCCGGGGCCGGAAGGTGCGCCTGGTCTGGGACGCGCACGAGTATCTGCCTGGCATCAAACCCCGTGCCGGGTACCGGCGTTGGATGCCCGCCCATGTCGCGCACGAGCGGGAGTACGCGCGGTACGCGGACGCCGTCGTCACCGTCTCGCCGTCCCTGGCCGAACTGCTCCGGAAGGAACACCGGCTGCCCCGGCTGCCCGATGTCGTGCTCAACGCCCCCGACGGCGGACCGCCCGCCGACCGCGCCCGGGAACCCGTGCCGGATCTGCGGGAGTTGTGCGGCATCGACGCCGGAACGCCCCTGATCGTCTACAGCGGCGCCCTCGCCCCGCAGCGCGGACTCGCCACGCTCATCGAGGCGTTGCCCGGTCTGCCGGACACGCACGCGGCGCTGGTCGTCCCGGCGCCGGACGGCTGGGCCGTACGCAAGATGCTCGACCACGCGGCCGACCTCGGTGTCGCCGACCGCGTCCACCCGCTGCCGTACGTCCCGCACTGGCAGATCGTGCCGTTCCTGGCCGCCGCCGACATCGGCGTCATCCCGATCCACCACTGGCCGAACCACGAACTCGCCCTGATCACCAAGTTCATGGAGTACGCGCACGCCCGGCTGCCCATCGTGGTCAGCGACGTGCGCACCATGGCGGAGAAGGTCCGCGAGACCGGGCAGGGCGAGGTCTTCCGCGCCGAGGACACGGCGGACTTCGTACGGGCCGTACGCGCCGTGCTCGACGCCCCGGCCGCCTACCGGGCGGCCTACGACCGCCCCGGACTGCTGGCGCAGTGGACCTGGGAGACCCAGGCCGAGGTCCTCGACGGCGTCTACCGACGGCTGTTGACCGCCCCGGCGCCCGTGACCGCGACCGCGCCGGTTCCCGACGAGGGCCGGCGTCGGGAGGAGACCGAGCCCGGCGATCCGGCGGGCGCCACCGCGACCTGA
- a CDS encoding methyltransferase domain-containing protein, which yields MHRSAYEQMELCVKEYMPATGRHRVVDLGSRVSPRQSLTHRSLLDGRDVEYIGVDVLDGPNVDRVMRRPYRVPVRSRSADFVISGQAFEHIPFFWASMMEIARVLRPGGLAFVTAPSRGHAHDAQDCWRYYPDGFRAMAAFAGLELAEAYTDFPPMKGIRFDYAAISGKRAYWGDSVGVFRRPVRPRRRLWEYAVRELTVRYANRVGGVDGIPLPEPVAGRERPGRGPAAAPATVPASGPGAAPTVPAVPAPATEPEPGAVRAVAAQTDTKEA from the coding sequence GTGCACAGGTCCGCGTACGAGCAGATGGAGCTCTGCGTCAAGGAGTACATGCCCGCCACCGGCCGCCACCGGGTGGTCGACCTCGGCTCGCGCGTCTCGCCCAGGCAGTCACTCACCCACCGGAGCCTGCTCGACGGGCGCGACGTCGAGTACATCGGCGTCGACGTGCTGGACGGCCCCAACGTCGACCGGGTGATGCGCAGGCCGTATCGCGTCCCGGTACGGTCCCGCAGCGCCGACTTCGTGATCTCCGGCCAGGCTTTCGAGCACATCCCGTTCTTCTGGGCGTCGATGATGGAGATCGCCCGCGTCCTTCGCCCCGGCGGCCTGGCGTTCGTCACCGCGCCCTCGCGCGGGCACGCGCACGACGCGCAGGACTGCTGGCGGTACTACCCCGACGGCTTCCGCGCCATGGCCGCCTTCGCCGGGCTCGAACTGGCCGAGGCGTACACGGACTTCCCCCCGATGAAGGGCATCCGCTTCGACTACGCCGCGATCAGCGGCAAGCGTGCCTACTGGGGCGACTCGGTCGGGGTGTTCCGCAGGCCGGTCCGGCCGAGGAGGCGGCTGTGGGAGTACGCCGTACGGGAGTTGACCGTGCGGTACGCCAACCGGGTCGGCGGCGTCGACGGCATTCCGCTGCCCGAACCCGTCGCCGGGCGGGAACGCCCCGGCCGGGGCCCCGCCGCCGCGCCCGCCACCGTGCCTGCCTCCGGACCCGGCGCCGCGCCCACCGTCCCCGCCGTCCCCGCGCCCGCCACCGAGCCGGAGCCCGGAGCCGTCCGCGCCGTCGCCGCCCAGACAGACACGAAAGAGGCATAA